CTTAAAAAAGCACGTTATGATTGATTCATGTGGTCACCATGTTTCAGGCAACTCATGCACTTCATCTACACTCTGTTTCACAATTTTCTTCCAAACGTTTTGTGATATTAGCAGAAGTGTGGTGATTGAAGGATGCTGGTAAATTTGTAATGCTGCAAGAGTGGgttgaaaatgttttctaaGGAATGTCTTATTTTAGGTTTTTTGCTGTGACTGGTTTAATATAACAGCTGCATGACTAAACAAGCTACAATAGAAACCTTTTTGGCCTCCCTTTGTTTCAAAGGTTCTGTTTTGATTCACTTTGCTTGTGcctccatctgtctgacagggCTACACTCGGGAGCTGTTCCAGTTTGAGGAAGATCGCTTTGACAACATTCCTGCTCTGATCCGATTCCATGTGGGTGGGCGTCAGCCAATATCCAAGGCTTCAGGTGCTACTATCTCTCGCCCAGTCACACGGACCCTTCCTCTGCGTGTCATCattgagaaaaatgaaaagcttaAGAGTAGCAGTAGAGGTGcaggaggagaaaaacaaactgaccACAGCAAAAGACGCAGCTTCAGCTCCCCGCATAGTGACACACTGCAAGTCATCAATCCACTGCTAAGGTTAGAACAAGTGGAGTTTAGTGCAGATTTATACATACATGAATACTATGCAGTGCTGACACATTATGCATGTGATCAAATGGAAGCAGATAAACATGCTGCTGAATGTTGCAGGAGTGGAAGCCAGCCCGCTGACTTGGAGAATGTTGGACGGAGGCCTTCACTTCAGTCTGCACAGTCTGACAGCAACCTACGAACTggtatattatattatattatattatattatattatattatattatattatattatattatattatattatattatattatattatatttactaGTGGCCTTTATTAAGTTGCTAGACAATAAAGACAGTAGGAAAGATAGGGTGATGTGCACCAAAGGGCCCCAGGATGGGATTTGAACCTGGGGAGGTTTGAATCCTACTCTCATCCCCTGTGCTGAGGACCTATAGCCTCTGTACATTGGACAGtggctcaaaccagcaaccttgtTGCTGTGAGACTGCAGTGCTAACCATTGTGCAGGTACATGTATGTATAagccatacatacatacacacatatatatatatatatatatatatatatatatatatatatatatatatatatatatatatagtgtgtatatatatatgtatatatatagtgtgtatatatatatatgtatatatatatatatatagtaatgTGTGtgaacctgtccagggtgcaacCTGCTTATAGCCTGCTGATTTccgggataggctccagccttcccttcagcctccacctaagaagaaaacattaacattacaaAGAAATAACAGTCCACTAATCATTAATATGTTCAGATATTTTTGTCGAAGCCGCACAGTATAGACCTCTCTGAAGAGCCCAAGTAGTAGTCAGAGGACCTTCTTGAagtatttattgtgtttgaaGTTACATTATTCACAAAAGTGtgataaaatgaatatttaacattttttatgacATATTAGTCTCAATTTCATACAATACACTAGTTTTAGTCTGTGAAACTGACAGGTATAAGTCTTTTGCTAGTATAAACTATACAGGAAATGCAATTTAATTGTATTAATTCAACACTGCAAACAAGTATTTGTCGCTACATTTAACTGGGAATGAGCTGCTAATTTGGGTTTATTGTTGCAGAAAGGAAATTTACTGATTATACTCATCTAAAGTGTGTTTACAGGCCTTGGgtagtaaaatattatttgtgaACTGAAGTTGTGTAAAGCTTTTTGTGTAAACAAAGGGAACTGTTCaaacaccaaataaataaataaaaagaattgaGAGAGAAATTAGTTCACCAGACCCTGCATCCCATTTATAACTTTTTTCTTGCTGTGTGATGCTTACAAGCACATTTGCCACTGCAAGCTTATGGTTCATTAAGAAAGTGATGTTAAGatgtatgtaaaagaaaaagatcactTCGGCTCCTTCAATGATCAGGATTGTTTATTGAGCTTGACATTGTTATCAAACTGCAATGCTAAACATCATATTGACAACACAACTCTGAAGGTTAAAGGAACTGATGGCCCCAAGATTGCTCTTCATTTGAAACACTGAGTAAAACCCACCACTGGGCTCCAAGTCCATTATTTGGGGTTGGATCAAGAAGTAGTGGTTATCTAGAGGTCTAAATAACCCTCAGTGTCCTAAATGAGTGGCTAGATGGCATTCCCCCTTGAtgcaataaaagaaagaaagcagggGAATTTCGATTTGACCTAAGTACTTAGAAGAGTACTTACTCAGAAGATgagtgtagttttttttgtgtgtgttttttttccccccaagaTGAAGGAATATGCTGACTTGTCTTAACAAGCGTGTTTAATTTGGTAGTGTCAGTGCATTTGCAAAAAGGAATGCATCAAAAGGTAAGAGTCAGGCCACTAGATTGGATGTTAGCTTTTAACAAAAGTACGTATGAAAAAACTACTGCACAGATAAACCAAACTTAAAGAAAGCTGACAAATAAGAAAAGGATATACTTGTGTTGGAAATACCAGCTGCATCGTTCTGTAACTGTTTGAGGATAATGTGTATTGTGACCTTTATGTATCTGTTTTTCATCCAGGTGTCCCACAGAGCACTCAATCAGAGGTCACTGGCCCTGAACCCATTTCCCCAGTGTTTCGTACAGGCAGTGAACCTCTGCTGAGCCCACAACCGCGTCACACACGTCCTTCCCATCCAGGTAAGTTGCACACACCCAGCTTTTCTTCAACAAATCTTCCACCTGAATTCCTGCTCTGTGCCTGCAGGTGGTGGTGTAACTTTGCGAGGTTCAGATGGGCAGCTGCACCCTCGAGCTCCTCCTAAACCTCTCAGGGTCTCAGCTGTTTTCCCTAACACCTTACCCTCACGCCCCACAAATCCTTCTTCTTTGTATGAGGAGCTGGTTATACAAGTAAGAAATTTTCGTTGTCCACCGCTGTCGTCTGTCACCACTCAGGGAATGAAAGCCACAAAAACCCGGAACCAGAAAATTCTCAGCGGAGAGATTAAATTTAGTTGTTGTGTTCAGGTGCCACAGTTGCGGCGGAAAGGCCACGTGGACAGACTGCGTGCAGAGGAGAAGTGGCAGAGCCGTGCACGCCTCACGGAGACTTCCTTTGGGTTACTGGAAGCCCAGGAGAATGGAGCATCatcacagctgctgtttgacaaaGAGCTCCAGAGGAAGGCAGCAGAGGAAGTGGAGGACTGGCATTTTCAACGACCACAAGTTtgtataaataacattttctttacagtttATAGTCTCATTTGCTTCTGTTCTGAGTAGATATGTTCATACATTTTACATGCTTATAGTTTTATCAGTACCTTATGTATAGGAAGCTAACTCTTTAAGTAATCAAACTATGAGCGATTGCACAAGTTCAATCAAGTGTGTGTTGAATAAGACAAAGTTCCTATTGCTGCAAGCAAAACGGCTCAGAATTTCTGTCACGCTCAGTGGCCCAAAAGAGATGCAACTGCAATTTTACCAAAAAATCAAAGATCTCAAGTGATACTGTTGgatatttttagtttctttggTTTTGAGAGGATAGTAAAATATATCCAGGTTTAAATTTCTAGTGTATTATTGGACCAAGACACAATGTTTGACAGAAACATTGTAGGCCATGGGGAAATTTGGAAGACCAGTACAATTTTAATAGTAAACTGCCTCTAAACAATGAGCAAAAgtgtgttttgaaaataaaagggttaaaaatctCATGTGAAGAAAAACTACTACACTGTTAGGTATGGGGCTGGATTGGTGGTCCTTTGGGCTTGTGTTGAGTCTTGTGACTCAGTGAGCTCACtggtgaagaaaaaaaggattcaTATAAAGGCCAATTCATTCTGGAGGCAACTACCACtgtatcagtaaaaaaaaaaaaatcattctgcAACAGGATGATGATtccacacacatgaaaaaaacacaatggaCCATTTCAAGAATCTTCTTTCCTCTCATCTATCAACATTTTTGCAATGGGAGAGGCATCTAGCCCAATAATCTTATTGTACATGCAGCCTTTTGCAGGATGaatggagggggaaaaaaactaaagttgAAGACAAATGCTACATTCCAGCTATTTGATTGCTTGTGGTTACAAAACTGTGCTTCATACCATTTGGAAATCAGTTCGCCAGCTGTCAATTTAGAGCATCAGAATTTTTCAGTACAAGTGCAGGAACCTTTGCTTGCCACAGAGAGGACCAGCTTTGTGCTAATACACTTTTTGGCTACATCACAGGTTGAAACAGCATCCTGTTTCCAGCTGGACCAGTTTAAGTCACTGCTCTTACCAGAGAACAACCGGCCTCTGGAGCCCAGCGTCCTCCTCACACTCAAAGAGTTCTTCAACCGTTCAGACGCCAACAACATGGCCCTGCACATGCTCGCTATTGATTCTAAGGTATCACTAACACCTACTCTCATTCAGCTGCATTTGCAAATAGAAATTTCATGAGTTAGAGGTAACACCTGACAAACGTTGGGTTTATCATTATGGTATTGCAGGTAGCACGCATCCTTGCCGTGACTGAAGAGCAGAGGAGGATTATGGGAGTAGATTCAGGGCTGGAGCTTGTCACTCTGCCACATGGACACCAGTTAAGACTGGATTTACTAGAGAGGTATTGTCAATCATTCActtaatactttttaaaataagctgAGTAGATAAAGGAGCTCTTGtgtcttacaaaaaaaaatcatttgtaaGTTATCCCTCGAGGTATCTACCCACCGAGACACTGTCAttggtttaatttgtatataaagcacacagacaaaaagaaaacatattttcctgGTTTACAGTAGAGTGGATTATTGGGAGTAAGTGGAACACTATAATTTATGATTGATCTTTGTTTTAGAGTCCCCAGTTTCAGTTTTCTATCCACTCACAcacctctgttgttttccaggcATCATCTAATAGCACTAGGAGTGGCAACAGACATCTTGGGCTGCACAGGGACCGTGAGCCAGAGAGCAACAGTTTTACACAAAGTAATCTTGTTGGCTCAAGCCCTGAAAGAACATGTCCACAACCTTTACTCCTTCTCAGCTGTGATGAAGGCCCTGGAGATGCCTCAGGTGCTGTACTTATCTCAGAGATTCACTTTGCAGATGTTACATGAGTTTTTCTTGAATACATATTGTATGTATGTGCTTCTGTGTGTTTAGATAGTGCGCCTGGAGATGACGTGGCGAGCACTGAGGAGGAAccatacagagagtgcagttttatttgaaaagaaactCAAACCCTTCATGAAGTCACTGAGTGAGGGAGATGGTGAGTAATGGTGTTTAATAGAGATGATCATCAGGTTTGTCAGGCTGAGAGTTGCATACAAATGTGACATCTATGAACAATAAGAGATGAATATCTGTGGCTGATGCAATAAAAGTAGCAAATGTGAAAATAAGGTGAGGAAACTTTTCATGCACTGGGCTTTATTGTCACTTGAATTTAGTGTAAACTTCATGGAAATACTGtctttaaaaacatgcagaaagtTAATAATGAAATACAAAACAGACAGTTTTCACATCCTGTTGGACTAAGTAATGGCTGCGTATAGGGGTGGATTTAACAAACAGGCTAATGACTGTGTAATTTATCTTAATGTACCAAACTGAGCATCAGTGAACAAATTCCAGAACTGGTTCTCTAGCAGTTTCTGCACCATCAAAACGATCTGATGCAGGTGATATCAAGTTTGTCAGTAGTGGATCATTTTGACTGTACATCATAGGCGTAAATTTTAACCTTCACATtgtgttcttgttctttttcagTGCATGGAGCTTAAATTCCTAAAGcataaatgcacaaaacaaactatatgatgtgtttatttaaattgaatGCTGGTTTTTGGGGTGTCTGAACTCATTAAACGATACCTAAATGGATGCTAGATGCTTACATAATTTCTTCAACACATTTCCCAATTTTAATTGCTTCTTAGTTTCTCCCATCAGATAGATGACTGGAGGAGGGAAAGACAGACGAGAGGAAAGAAGAGCTGTGCTGACTGGTATTTAATAAAATCAGCCTTTGCTTTGAAGTTGAAGTCATTTTAAATCTGTCAGTTACATCTGACATGTGACACATGAGTTTGGTCGAATGAGCACTGATGGTATTTGTGATAATTTACataattagttttaattaaatttaggaTGTAGGATTAACGTGATGCCTCCTTTAGATATCAGAATTCTTACCCAGATCTCCTCCAGCAATCTCTCCCCTCCTGATGGATTTTAGGAAtggattaatcttttaaaatattttgcagaCATCAGTTTATGTATGACAGACAGGAGGATGAAGCCAAGAGGCAAGAATCCATATCTTAGACAAAATATGTATACCTAATAAACTCCCTTCATGGATTCACCTCTTCagtcctctgttttttttcttattgaatGTAAGGTACAGTGACGATTGCCTTCGTCTGCACTGGAGTTGTATCTTAAATGAATATAGATGGTACAGTGTGTCCCAGCTTGTGTCTTTGCTGCCTATTTAAGACCTATCCTTTTTGCCCAAAGACAGACATCATTAGGAGCAAGGGTCTTTTTTGTTGCTGATGGTTTGATTTGATGTGTCAGGGTATGCACACTAGTTAAAGCAAGTTTTACATAAACATCATCGAAACCCATCTttgttttcccttcttttttttttaggtaatgGTGATATTGCATTAAATCTGATGGtgttcatttttgtctttagaGTCTGTAGTCCAAGGTCCCATAGCTATGCCACACCTGGTTCCTCTTCTAATGGCGATGGAGGGTGAGGACCCAGTGGAAAACAGTGAGCGGGGCTGTCAGCTACTCTATGATGTCCTCCAGTCAGCTCGCAGTGCTGTCTTACACGCCCAAGATTATCAGCACCATGCACACACTCTGCTTGCAGGTACATGCAATTCATCTACACagctttaaaatttttatatatCGAGATAGtggtgttaaaaatattaacaccaCTGTCAGTATCATCAGGGATGAGAATACTGAGACATTTAATAATCGTTCCACAACTTCCTAAAGCAAAGAAGCAGTGACATAGATGCAAGGCTATAAAAAGGATGTGATTGGGAGGTAGAAATACAACAACGGTTGGTGGTACACTGTCAAATTTTATAACCGTTAATGTTTCCTTGGTCAGTAACTTCTTCTAAGAAAACTA
The Melanotaenia boesemani isolate fMelBoe1 chromosome 4, fMelBoe1.pri, whole genome shotgun sequence genome window above contains:
- the sh2d3a gene encoding breast cancer anti-estrogen resistance protein 3 homolog isoform X2, producing MNNRSIAWWLRQIGLPQYTKTLESEYYGLEGLLHVTDGELKDAGIEDETHRKILLTHLSRHRPRLDPHSASFLTNSHEGDVQVVKRRTSRKYSLGSSMDLEKPKGLFRQSVLPRLQRADKKNRLSASCSQLRPLEENNTVSQESKHSKRRSISAYLSQFKVFGGLKEMDSLKKELEEELKLNNENLRSHAWYHGPLSRENAESLFENNGDFLVRDSSSVPGDYVLSCFSNNIPCHFKIIRVVLRPKQGYTRELFQFEEDRFDNIPALIRFHVGGRQPISKASGATISRPVTRTLPLRVIIEKNEKLKSSSRGAGGEKQTDHSKRRSFSSPHSDTLQVINPLLRSGSQPADLENVGRRPSLQSAQSDSNLRTGVPQSTQSEVTGPEPISPVFRTGSEPLLSPQPRHTRPSHPGGGVTLRGSDGQLHPRAPPKPLRVSAVFPNTLPSRPTNPSSLYEELVIQVPQLRRKGHVDRLRAEEKWQSRARLTETSFGLLEAQENGASSQLLFDKELQRKAAEEVEDWHFQRPQVETASCFQLDQFKSLLLPENNRPLEPSVLLTLKEFFNRSDANNMALHMLAIDSKVARILAVTEEQRRIMGVDSGLELVTLPHGHQLRLDLLERHHLIALGVATDILGCTGTVSQRATVLHKVILLAQALKEHVHNLYSFSAVMKALEMPQIVRLEMTWRALRRNHTESAVLFEKKLKPFMKSLSEGDESVVQGPIAMPHLVPLLMAMEGEDPVENSERGCQLLYDVLQSARSAVLHAQDYQHHAHTLLAGDWETVPELLEAFQTEFALRLFWGQQGALAEKKERYEKFDKILCVLSDKLEPVEISPQQPDTLT
- the sh2d3a gene encoding breast cancer anti-estrogen resistance protein 3 homolog isoform X1; this encodes MSDKSFICFFLTLQCTETCTNMYVVAFVLVCNLCLFSYCCSDMNNRSIAWWLRQIGLPQYTKTLESEYYGLEGLLHVTDGELKDAGIEDETHRKILLTHLSRHRPRLDPHSASFLTNSHEGDVQVVKRRTSRKYSLGSSMDLEKPKGLFRQSVLPRLQRADKKNRLSASCSQLRPLEENNTVSQESKHSKRRSISAYLSQFKVFGGLKEMDSLKKELEEELKLNNENLRSHAWYHGPLSRENAESLFENNGDFLVRDSSSVPGDYVLSCFSNNIPCHFKIIRVVLRPKQGYTRELFQFEEDRFDNIPALIRFHVGGRQPISKASGATISRPVTRTLPLRVIIEKNEKLKSSSRGAGGEKQTDHSKRRSFSSPHSDTLQVINPLLRSGSQPADLENVGRRPSLQSAQSDSNLRTGVPQSTQSEVTGPEPISPVFRTGSEPLLSPQPRHTRPSHPGGGVTLRGSDGQLHPRAPPKPLRVSAVFPNTLPSRPTNPSSLYEELVIQVPQLRRKGHVDRLRAEEKWQSRARLTETSFGLLEAQENGASSQLLFDKELQRKAAEEVEDWHFQRPQVETASCFQLDQFKSLLLPENNRPLEPSVLLTLKEFFNRSDANNMALHMLAIDSKVARILAVTEEQRRIMGVDSGLELVTLPHGHQLRLDLLERHHLIALGVATDILGCTGTVSQRATVLHKVILLAQALKEHVHNLYSFSAVMKALEMPQIVRLEMTWRALRRNHTESAVLFEKKLKPFMKSLSEGDESVVQGPIAMPHLVPLLMAMEGEDPVENSERGCQLLYDVLQSARSAVLHAQDYQHHAHTLLAGDWETVPELLEAFQTEFALRLFWGQQGALAEKKERYEKFDKILCVLSDKLEPVEISPQQPDTLT
- the sh2d3a gene encoding breast cancer anti-estrogen resistance protein 3 homolog isoform X3, encoding MDSLKKELEEELKLNNENLRSHAWYHGPLSRENAESLFENNGDFLVRDSSSVPGDYVLSCFSNNIPCHFKIIRVVLRPKQGYTRELFQFEEDRFDNIPALIRFHVGGRQPISKASGATISRPVTRTLPLRVIIEKNEKLKSSSRGAGGEKQTDHSKRRSFSSPHSDTLQVINPLLRSGSQPADLENVGRRPSLQSAQSDSNLRTGVPQSTQSEVTGPEPISPVFRTGSEPLLSPQPRHTRPSHPGGGVTLRGSDGQLHPRAPPKPLRVSAVFPNTLPSRPTNPSSLYEELVIQVPQLRRKGHVDRLRAEEKWQSRARLTETSFGLLEAQENGASSQLLFDKELQRKAAEEVEDWHFQRPQVETASCFQLDQFKSLLLPENNRPLEPSVLLTLKEFFNRSDANNMALHMLAIDSKVARILAVTEEQRRIMGVDSGLELVTLPHGHQLRLDLLERHHLIALGVATDILGCTGTVSQRATVLHKVILLAQALKEHVHNLYSFSAVMKALEMPQIVRLEMTWRALRRNHTESAVLFEKKLKPFMKSLSEGDESVVQGPIAMPHLVPLLMAMEGEDPVENSERGCQLLYDVLQSARSAVLHAQDYQHHAHTLLAGDWETVPELLEAFQTEFALRLFWGQQGALAEKKERYEKFDKILCVLSDKLEPVEISPQQPDTLT